GTAGTCATACCGCCGGGCGCTGCGGAGATGCTACCTGCTCCGAGCAGACTCATGGACAGGACCGTACCGCAGGCAAGGCTTGTAATCAGCTTGTTCAAAATGTTGTGCCCCCTTTATGGATGTGGTTAATCGCTGATAATTTCCCCATCCGGGACAGCATCTATGCAGAGAAGTTATTCCTTCACAATGTTCACGGTCTTGCTGGACGCATTATACGTGACCTTGGCTCCAAGTGCTTCCGCAATCGCACGTACAGGCGCATAGGTTACCGCATCGTCCATGACGCCGGTCGTCAGCTTCTTTCCATTGAGCGTAATATTTACCGGGATATCCTTGTTCACCTCTGGCTCACCTCCGGTTATACGGTTTAGTGCGGCTGCACTCTGCTGGGCAGTAGGCCGTCTGCCTGCCTTCAGGTCTTGGATGCTAAGGCCGAAGCTCATTTGCAGATGAGCGTAATCCTTGAAGGAGGTCCAGTCCCCGCCCCATTCGAACCCCAGCTTCTTCCCCTCCTGCACCACCTCTTGCCAGTCTGCTACCTTGTCGCCATCCCCGTCACGTTTCATATCCCAGGACACATTCCTGCCGTCCGGCAGGAGCAGCGCAAAGTCTATTGCCAGTCCGTAATTATGGTAGCTGTCGCCTCCCCGGGCATTAGTCACTATGTCGCCCTTCTTCGTTCTTCCCTGAGCATACAGCTCATTCTGCTGCGTTATCGTACGCATTCCCTGCGTAATGAGGATCGGTACCCCCCGGTTATAACTCCGTCTAATCAGCTCATTGGCCCCCGCCAGCACAGCCGGATGCAGATTGCCAAGCTTCCCGGCCGATTTACTCTTCACTTGTTCAAAAGTCAGCATATACTCACCCCCTTATATAGTTAATGCCCCCTTTTCCCGTATTGCTTGTATGAATAACCTATATAGCCCGTAAAATTCGGATGTACTATCCGTATAATCAGAAATAAGACCCCCGGTATTCCAGGGATCTTGTTCAGCCGGATGGATTCCGCCATAACAGG
This genomic interval from Paenibacillus sp. FSL H8-0332 contains the following:
- a CDS encoding M15 family metallopeptidase; its protein translation is MLTFEQVKSKSAGKLGNLHPAVLAGANELIRRSYNRGVPILITQGMRTITQQNELYAQGRTKKGDIVTNARGGDSYHNYGLAIDFALLLPDGRNVSWDMKRDGDGDKVADWQEVVQEGKKLGFEWGGDWTSFKDYAHLQMSFGLSIQDLKAGRRPTAQQSAAALNRITGGEPEVNKDIPVNITLNGKKLTTGVMDDAVTYAPVRAIAEALGAKVTYNASSKTVNIVKE